The sequence ATAGAAATTAAGCTATAAACATTATTTACAATAGATACTACCTCAGTAAAAAGAAATGTCCAATATACTCATGCGGATCACCAAGCACGTCTTTACAGTTAAACTTATAGACATAAGTATCTTGGATAGCATATTCACCTTTGTAACGCCCATCCCAAGGCGTCCCATCTTCAGTATAGTAAATTTGAGTTCCCCATCTGTCGAAGATCGAAAACTCCGTAGTGTTTGGATCAATAC is a genomic window of Flavobacteriales bacterium containing:
- a CDS encoding T9SS type B sorting domain-containing protein encodes the protein IDPNTTEFSIFDRWGTQIYYTEDGTPWDGRYKGEYAIQDTYVYKFNCKDVLGDPHEYIGHFFLLR